Proteins co-encoded in one Nitrospirota bacterium genomic window:
- a CDS encoding molybdopterin-dependent oxidoreductase produces the protein MRLLPFPPAMNDFLTLRRRTLLKLGGLTALAGLTGGCDSIGSLFGRMFAVPPRETVYFTPNDKFYVVNYSDSPFGANVTRDLNQEQWRLVVKGEVKHPMTLGWRDILNRDAFDQAVTLECIDTLPGGDSLGNAMWRGISLKKLLQEAGADEEMARDVVFRAADGYDDSIPFARAVQDDVMLAYLMNGEKLPKEHGFPLRLIVPGLYGIKNVKWIIEIEVYAGDYKGYWQRKGWTDDGTIKIFSRIDSPGHYQPLAGSEHTFRGIAFGGPNSISKVEISFDAGKTWNDAELQPPVSPYTWVIWSYQWRPRKAGKYQVVVRATDTKGQLQIAELVRPQPNGASGYHTIIADVEQL, from the coding sequence ATGCGATTGTTACCCTTTCCTCCTGCCATGAACGACTTTCTCACACTGCGCCGCCGGACGCTCCTGAAGCTCGGCGGATTGACCGCGCTGGCCGGTCTGACCGGCGGATGCGATTCCATTGGCTCGCTCTTCGGCCGGATGTTCGCGGTCCCGCCTCGGGAAACCGTGTATTTCACACCAAATGATAAGTTCTACGTGGTCAATTACTCCGATTCTCCGTTCGGCGCCAACGTCACCCGCGATTTGAATCAGGAGCAATGGCGTCTCGTCGTCAAAGGCGAAGTCAAACATCCCATGACGCTGGGCTGGCGCGACATCCTCAATCGGGACGCCTTCGACCAGGCCGTCACGCTGGAATGTATCGACACTCTGCCCGGCGGCGACAGTCTCGGCAATGCGATGTGGCGCGGCATCTCGCTCAAGAAACTGTTGCAGGAAGCCGGAGCCGATGAAGAGATGGCCCGCGACGTCGTCTTCCGCGCCGCCGACGGCTACGACGACAGCATCCCCTTCGCCCGGGCCGTGCAGGACGACGTGATGCTCGCCTATCTGATGAACGGCGAGAAGCTGCCGAAGGAACACGGCTTCCCGCTGCGGCTGATCGTGCCCGGACTCTACGGCATCAAGAACGTAAAATGGATCATCGAAATCGAGGTCTACGCCGGAGATTACAAAGGCTACTGGCAGCGCAAAGGCTGGACCGATGACGGCACGATCAAGATCTTCTCCCGCATCGACAGCCCCGGTCACTATCAGCCGCTGGCGGGGTCTGAGCATACGTTCCGCGGCATTGCATTCGGCGGCCCGAACTCGATAAGCAAAGTCGAAATCAGCTTCGACGCAGGCAAGACCTGGAACGACGCGGAGCTCCAGCCGCCGGTTTCGCCCTACACGTGGGTGATCTGGAGTTATCAATGGCGCCCGCGGAAAGCCGGCAAGTACCAAGTCGTCGTCCGCGCGACCGATACCAAAGGCCAGCTCCAGATCGCCGAACTCGTCCGTCCACAGCCGAATGGAGCTTCGGGATACCACACCATTATCGCGGACGTCGAACAACTCTAG